One part of the Sorangiineae bacterium MSr11954 genome encodes these proteins:
- a CDS encoding helix-turn-helix transcriptional regulator — translation MPIVVRLGVVLAERNVRSKELAEYVGITEANLSLLKQGKVKGVRFDTLTRICEFLECQPGDILHHVPRSGDGVSGPRCAKKVG, via the coding sequence ATGCCCATCGTCGTCCGATTGGGGGTCGTGCTTGCCGAACGAAATGTCCGCTCCAAGGAGCTTGCGGAGTACGTGGGCATCACCGAGGCGAATCTCTCGCTCTTGAAGCAAGGCAAGGTCAAAGGTGTTCGCTTCGATACCTTGACGCGTATCTGCGAATTTCTCGAGTGCCAACCGGGCGACATTCTTCACCATGTCCCCCGATCCGGAGACGGAGTCAGTGGCCCGCGCTGCGCGAAAAAAGTTGGATGA
- a CDS encoding MerR family transcriptional regulator: MRIGQLALRAGLAPSAIRYYESIGILKPPARVSGRREYANSALDTLQFVQAAQRAGFTLAETRELVGLLRSGGPDPWPSIARRKLVELDASIAKLTMARRLLASAMNCACEGKIDACALVADR; encoded by the coding sequence ATGCGTATCGGACAGCTCGCACTGCGCGCCGGGCTCGCGCCCTCGGCGATTCGATATTACGAAAGTATCGGAATTTTGAAGCCGCCCGCGCGGGTGTCCGGACGTCGCGAATACGCCAATAGCGCGCTCGATACGCTGCAGTTCGTCCAAGCCGCGCAACGCGCCGGTTTTACGCTCGCCGAAACGCGCGAGCTGGTCGGCCTCCTGCGGAGCGGCGGCCCGGATCCATGGCCATCCATCGCACGGCGAAAGCTCGTCGAGCTCGACGCGTCCATTGCCAAATTGACAATGGCCCGCCGCCTCCTCGCCAGCGCCATGAATTGCGCGTGCGAAGGAAAGATCGATGCGTGCGCGCTGGTGGCCGATCGCTGA
- a CDS encoding SMR family transporter: MNGYVYLGMAIFCEVIATSALKASQEFSRLGPSLLVLAGYSGAFYALSKTLRDIPVGIAYAIWSGIGVTLVCIIAAVLYRQKLDLPAIFGIALIIAGVLVIQLFSRSAGH, encoded by the coding sequence ATGAACGGCTATGTGTATCTCGGGATGGCGATTTTCTGCGAAGTCATCGCGACCTCGGCGTTGAAGGCGTCCCAGGAGTTCTCACGGCTCGGGCCGTCACTTCTCGTCCTCGCGGGCTATTCAGGCGCCTTTTATGCGCTCTCGAAGACCTTGCGGGACATCCCCGTGGGCATCGCATACGCGATTTGGAGCGGCATCGGGGTCACGCTCGTGTGCATCATCGCCGCCGTGCTCTACCGGCAGAAGCTCGACTTACCGGCGATTTTTGGGATTGCGCTCATCATCGCGGGCGTGCTCGTCATCCAACTTTTTTCGCGCAGCGCGGGCCACTGA
- a CDS encoding serine/threonine protein kinase, which yields MLDTKRLIRWTSMCAAIASLGIGSPAAMATRAEAAESATSAAPLRDVLLVGNSAAGTVSFLDGHTFQNLGSIDVIPDLQARLDAMNLVEKTAYDIVGQQEGGDRFVDDLFVSPDGRTLYVSRGALNDAVAIDIASKNQLWRFKLDGFKADHAALSPDGTRLVVSATTAMAAQVLDTSTGLLVGNFATGTYPHQNDYSADGRRIYNSSIGVVSLPRALDALKGEKRLTVVDAKTLKVLRTYQFPRGIRPSVITADEKTMYTQLSYLNGFVEFDLVAGQITRTVAMPFSAHGGALTPDEYPLNSAHHGLAISGDATKLCDVGTIDDYTAIVRRPALTTDGFVHYPTDSLPYWATTSVDGNHCFVSLSKANAISVIDYRTATEVARVPVGAFPQRERIGKLPSTVLSALSPTPG from the coding sequence ATGCTCGATACGAAACGACTGATTCGGTGGACATCCATGTGTGCGGCCATCGCCTCGCTCGGGATCGGGAGCCCGGCGGCGATGGCGACGAGGGCCGAGGCGGCGGAGAGCGCGACGAGCGCCGCTCCGCTGCGGGACGTGCTCTTGGTCGGAAACAGCGCCGCGGGGACCGTGAGCTTCCTCGACGGCCACACGTTCCAGAACCTCGGCTCGATCGACGTCATTCCGGATTTGCAGGCGCGGCTCGACGCGATGAACCTCGTCGAGAAGACCGCCTACGACATCGTCGGGCAGCAGGAGGGCGGCGATCGGTTCGTCGACGATCTCTTCGTCTCGCCGGACGGACGCACCCTGTACGTCTCGCGCGGCGCCCTCAATGACGCGGTGGCCATCGACATCGCGAGCAAGAACCAACTTTGGCGCTTCAAGCTCGATGGCTTCAAAGCCGACCACGCCGCCCTCTCCCCCGACGGCACGCGCCTGGTGGTCTCCGCCACGACGGCCATGGCGGCGCAGGTCCTCGACACGAGCACGGGCCTGCTCGTCGGCAACTTCGCGACCGGCACCTATCCGCATCAGAACGACTATTCGGCGGATGGACGGCGTATCTACAATTCGAGCATCGGCGTGGTCAGCCTGCCCCGGGCGCTCGACGCGCTCAAAGGCGAGAAACGGCTGACGGTGGTCGACGCGAAGACCTTGAAGGTCCTCCGGACGTACCAGTTCCCGAGAGGGATCCGGCCGTCGGTGATCACGGCGGACGAGAAAACCATGTACACACAACTTTCTTATCTGAACGGCTTCGTGGAGTTCGATTTGGTGGCCGGGCAGATCACGCGAACCGTCGCCATGCCCTTCAGCGCCCACGGCGGCGCGCTGACCCCCGATGAATACCCGCTGAACTCCGCGCACCATGGCCTGGCCATATCGGGCGACGCCACGAAGCTCTGCGACGTCGGCACCATCGACGATTATACGGCCATCGTCCGCCGGCCCGCGCTGACCACCGACGGCTTCGTTCACTACCCGACCGATTCCCTCCCCTACTGGGCCACGACGAGCGTGGATGGCAATCACTGTTTCGTTTCGCTGAGCAAAGCCAACGCCATCTCCGTGATCGATTATCGCACCGCGACCGAGGTGGCGCGCGTCCCCGTCGGCGCCTTCCCGCAGCGCGAACGCATCGGGAAGCTGCCGAGCACCGTTCTTTCGGCCCTCTCACCGACGCCGGGTTGA
- a CDS encoding N-acetyltransferase, with protein sequence MHAAPILIRPELPSDVASIRRVNELAFGRAMEADMVDAVRHHGGVTLSLVAVLDGNVVGHILFSPVAVDREDGARDMGVGLAPMAVHPDFQKHGVGSELVRDGLERLRGLGHGVVIVVGHPEYYPRFGFERGSRFGLRWELACPDAAFMALALREGALDGRPGVVRYRPEFGSP encoded by the coding sequence ATGCACGCTGCACCCATCCTGATCCGCCCCGAGCTGCCGAGCGATGTCGCGAGCATTCGGCGGGTGAACGAGCTGGCGTTCGGGCGCGCGATGGAAGCCGATATGGTGGACGCGGTACGGCACCATGGCGGGGTTACGCTCTCGCTCGTGGCGGTGCTCGATGGGAACGTGGTGGGGCACATTCTCTTCTCGCCCGTCGCGGTGGACCGCGAGGATGGAGCGCGCGACATGGGCGTGGGGTTGGCTCCCATGGCCGTCCATCCGGATTTTCAGAAGCATGGCGTTGGCTCCGAGCTGGTGCGCGATGGGCTCGAGCGTCTTCGCGGCCTGGGCCACGGGGTGGTGATCGTCGTGGGCCACCCCGAGTACTACCCTCGCTTTGGTTTCGAGCGGGGCAGCCGCTTCGGCCTTCGTTGGGAGCTCGCGTGTCCGGATGCGGCCTTCATGGCCCTGGCGCTTCGCGAGGGCGCGCTCGATGGGCGGCCTGGCGTCGTGCGGTACCGGCCCGAGTTCGGTTCGCCTTGA